In a genomic window of Deinococcus radiotolerans:
- the tal gene encoding transaldolase has translation MNALEQLKQMTVVVADTGDLDAIRQYQPQDCTTNPSLILKAASLSGYAHLLQEARAMGDVEAAIDFLTVRIGTELTKLVPGYVSTEVDARLSFDADAMVTKARHLIDLYAQHGVGKERILIKLATTWEGVQAARVLEAEGIHCNLTLVFNLAQAIAAAQAGAYLLSPFVGRITDWYKKAEGKDSYPVDEDPGVKSVREIYHHFKSHGYETIVMGASFRSAEQVKALAGCDRLTVSPQLLGELAADEGTLTRVLNPEPATQTESALSEADFRWALASDPMANEKLAEGIRGFHADTEKLRALLRG, from the coding sequence ATGAACGCACTCGAACAGCTCAAGCAGATGACGGTCGTCGTGGCCGATACCGGCGACCTGGACGCCATCCGCCAGTACCAGCCGCAGGACTGCACCACCAACCCCAGCCTGATCCTCAAGGCTGCGTCCCTCAGCGGGTACGCGCACCTGCTTCAGGAGGCGCGCGCCATGGGCGACGTGGAAGCCGCCATCGACTTCCTCACCGTGCGCATCGGCACCGAACTCACCAAGCTCGTGCCCGGCTACGTGAGCACCGAGGTGGACGCCCGCCTGTCCTTCGACGCGGACGCCATGGTCACCAAGGCCCGCCACCTCATCGACCTGTACGCGCAGCATGGCGTGGGTAAGGAGCGCATCCTGATCAAGCTCGCCACCACCTGGGAGGGCGTGCAGGCCGCCCGTGTGCTGGAAGCCGAAGGCATTCACTGCAACCTGACGCTGGTGTTCAACCTCGCGCAGGCCATCGCCGCCGCGCAGGCGGGCGCGTACCTGCTCTCACCGTTCGTGGGGCGCATCACCGACTGGTACAAGAAGGCCGAGGGCAAGGACAGCTACCCCGTCGACGAGGACCCCGGCGTGAAGTCCGTGCGCGAGATCTACCATCACTTCAAATCCCACGGGTACGAGACCATCGTGATGGGGGCGTCCTTCCGCAGCGCGGAGCAGGTCAAGGCGCTGGCCGGCTGCGACCGCCTGACCGTCAGCCCGCAACTGCTGGGCGAACTGGCCGCCGACGAGGGCACCCTGACGCGCGTCCTGAACCCCGAACCCGCCACGCAGACCGAATCCGCCCTGAGCGAGGCGGACTTCCGCTGGGCGCTCGCCAGTGACCCCATGGCGAACGAGAAGCTCGCCGAGGGCATCCGCGGCTTCCACGCCGACACCGAGAAGCTCCGCGCGCTGCTGCGCGGCTGA
- a CDS encoding cyclase family protein, protein MLARGHVWSVETVTLSTHSGTHLTIDQVPLEWCWGRGVRLDVRHLPAGAGITAADVQAALNAAGHTLEAGDVVLTLTGASAHYHEAGYEQRHAGYTREGIAWVVDRGVRLIGIDAWGIDRPFGPLIQDTLAGTAEFWEAHFYGLERPYLQIEKLSNLEALPPTGFTVMAFPVKVEGASAAWARVVAAVPEAYAGT, encoded by the coding sequence GTGCTGGCGCGCGGGCACGTCTGGAGCGTCGAGACGGTCACGCTCAGCACGCACAGCGGCACGCACCTGACCATCGATCAGGTGCCGCTGGAGTGGTGCTGGGGGCGCGGCGTGCGCCTGGACGTCCGGCACCTCCCAGCCGGAGCGGGCATCACGGCCGCGGACGTACAGGCCGCCCTGAACGCGGCCGGGCACACCCTGGAGGCCGGCGACGTGGTCCTGACCCTGACCGGCGCGAGCGCCCACTACCACGAGGCCGGGTACGAGCAGAGGCACGCCGGATACACCCGAGAGGGCATAGCGTGGGTGGTGGACCGCGGCGTGCGCCTGATCGGCATTGACGCGTGGGGCATCGACCGGCCCTTCGGCCCGCTGATTCAGGACACCCTGGCCGGGACCGCCGAGTTCTGGGAGGCGCACTTCTACGGCCTGGAGCGCCCCTACCTGCAGATTGAGAAGCTGAGCAACCTGGAAGCCCTGCCGCCCACGGGCTTCACGGTCATGGCCTTCCCGGTGAAGGTGGAGGGCGCCAGTGCCGCGTGGGCGCGGGTGGTGGCAGCCGTGCCCGAAGCGTACGCGGGAACCTGA
- a CDS encoding NfeD family protein: MTEFLHVALSFPTALWSAALTLIAAAALLALLGAIDGISGAGEGLLDSLLVRVGLNGVPLLPVALALTLTGWLTCYLGQLLLLPLIAPTWRGVASVLLLLGSLGLGALAGRAVARPLRRFVQGQDALARAELLGREATVESGILAASGRVSVQDGGAGLILDARTDGPPLLRGERVILVAHDPATHVFTVRRADPTPDA, encoded by the coding sequence GTGACCGAGTTCCTGCACGTGGCGCTGTCGTTCCCGACCGCGCTGTGGTCCGCTGCGCTGACGCTGATCGCAGCGGCGGCGCTGCTGGCCCTGCTAGGCGCCATCGACGGCATCTCCGGCGCGGGTGAGGGGCTGCTTGACAGTCTGCTCGTGCGTGTCGGGCTGAACGGCGTGCCGCTGCTGCCCGTCGCGCTGGCCCTGACCCTGACCGGCTGGCTCACCTGCTACCTGGGGCAGCTGCTGCTCCTGCCGCTCATTGCGCCCACGTGGCGCGGCGTGGCCTCGGTCCTGCTGCTGCTGGGCTCGCTGGGACTGGGCGCACTGGCGGGCAGAGCGGTGGCCCGCCCGCTGCGGCGCTTCGTGCAGGGCCAGGACGCCCTGGCCCGCGCGGAGCTGCTGGGCCGCGAGGCCACCGTCGAATCCGGCATCCTCGCCGCATCGGGCCGCGTGAGCGTGCAGGACGGCGGCGCGGGCCTGATCCTCGACGCCCGCACCGATGGTCCGCCCCTTCTGCGCGGCGAGCGGGTGATCCTGGTGGCGCACGATCCGGCCACCCACGTCTTCACCGTCCGCCGCGCCGACCCCACCCCTGACGCCTGA